From the Nocardiopsis changdeensis genome, one window contains:
- a CDS encoding RHS repeat domain-containing protein: protein MANSRLVRLVKRPLTCTAALVMVGALLQAAPAASLTYNTRPEATDEESVPGSDVEGPFTLAAEGEDTVAQADLDEPPAYAWPEEAAGEAELAEPGAEVEAVEGLVTVSQVTEDGFSTWTETEAEVFSTDPAEEADPDGTRIAPTTGMEPPVEEGGDGTGEREPQRGPEDGGAETGPEAEEETDGEQPAPEAEPSPEAEEPAVPDVEVEQEEEETVEEAAPVESVHVEVLGQDTAEAVGVHGLLLRVTRADGHAGVGPVDLTVDYSEFADAFGGDFGARLQLIEVDPCLAEEGTGCQDRAPQLFTTDNDAEARTVSGTVPALAGEGLLLAVAAAGESPRGDYKATDLAAASSWDVGLQSGDFSWNYPIDTPPVASDLTPGIELTYSSGSVDGRVASSNNQTSWLGEGFNYSPGFIERRYAPCSDSQPDSGKTGDLCWSRHNATFSLNGRSGEMFLDEDGTWRMRHDDASEIERLTGTTNGDNDGEYWRITTTDGTQYYFGMNRLPGYSSGKTETNSAWTAPVYGDGSGEPCNKSSFADSWCQQGWRWNLDYVVDVHGNVMTYYYTKENNYYGRNMKADSPTVYTRGGHLNRIEYGLRSDNVYGTAPGRVNFSVGERCIPTDSFDCAENKFTSANASHWPDVPFDQHCAQGQNCTNRFSPTFWTRKKLNSITTQVHDGTTYRNVDSWKLTHAYPQTGDGTPPDLWLQSIEHTGHVGGEESMPLLEFGGTPMENRVDTTDDGFAPMLKWRITKILTESGSQIDITYEGGECDPAQTPAPHDNGTRCFPVVNTTADGKSEYTDWFHKYVVTQVSELDLVTDQPERRTTYDYVGDAAWRYRDADGFIRDKLRTWSDWRGYAQVRVIEGLPNETRSETEHRFFRGMHGDRQPTGTRTVKVTDSEGNEHTDLNEYNGFTLEEITRNGPGGDIVEKTISLPWSRVTAQRTYSWGTLESRMTGMASTTQYIAVDGGWMRTQETAEYDALGRTTQVHHHGDVDDTGDDQCTRYTYADNTTLRILDAVARTEKVAVGCGATPSRPGDVISDERVLYDGRGYGQAPTAGLPTATQRIEDYDGSTAVYQTVQETEYDAFGRPVSESDALGNATVTSYSPKIAGGVATTVTTTNPLGHVDTEHFDPLRGLPVAEIDPNGNRTDMAHDPLGRLTQVWTPDRKKADGIDPAMRFEYHVRNDAPSAVITHTRREDGTYASTYQIYDGLLRLRQEQAPAAVGDGRLISDVFYDGRGLKIKERHGYHNEEAGPGQTLFEPAQGDDRIPRYTETVYDGAERPVEVISLSRGGELWRTNSQDLGDRVLVTPADGAIPTTTIKNALGQTVELRQHEGDTPQADYTALTYTYTEAGEVATITDGAGNVWRNHYDLRGRKIKTEDPDRGTTTYTYDDADRLVSRTDARGETVSYVYDALGRKTGQHQGGTDGPLLASWTFDTVAKGQLSNAVRYVDGQQYTTTIHAYDPLGRSTATTVYIPRTPENGGLGGPYRFRTTYNSDGTIKSNTLPAAGGLPEEVVTYAYNRAGLVTGIHGASETFRTDYLNAVTYSHRGQILQRTFYRNDGNSQARETWATRVYDPATDRVTVARVHPEVGHGTLVEQAYTYDDAGNVLSIKDEPTAEGLLPDVQCFAYDDMRRLTDEWTSLQGGEQACDGGPARENVGGAAPYWNSYTYDALGNRTSETRRGLIEAGDIESTYHRPGAGEERPHAVTQVDSNGNSGLATYTYDEAGNMTSRRSATRDQTLEWNAEGQLAAVREGGNTSRFVYDAEGERLIRDDGNAVTLFLPGMEVSFNKEELTSQATRLYEHEGEVIASRSSSGDVHWIFSDHHQTGQLAINSLTGESVRRRFTAFGTERGTATGTWPNSRGYVGGVIDEQAGFTRLGARSYDSETGMFISADPVVDFSDSQQMNGYAYANNNPTSFTDPDGLYYRKSFSQARKWAAAYRARQAAIRAYQARMAAIRAYRIRQAAIRAYRARQAAIRAAKIRAAQIRAARAANAARKAAAMRIAAARRAAAAKAARDRIAREKAARSNASRDKNLGMYDGPKGFSSENPRKPERLGLSDEMHEWPEIAPRQSKGVGVADPRSPYWMRKERRLLPGGSFEAYALDNEQCRQLHVNLVGNAFKYPHAVIYGAAFGLIGSAAGPSGTVAGVGSGVALGGWAGNEIGQDIGWVGGAFACRF, encoded by the coding sequence ATGGCGAACAGCCGATTGGTCCGACTGGTCAAGCGACCTCTGACCTGCACGGCGGCACTGGTCATGGTGGGCGCCCTCCTGCAGGCGGCACCGGCCGCTTCTCTCACCTACAACACCCGCCCCGAGGCCACGGACGAGGAATCGGTACCCGGCAGTGATGTCGAAGGGCCGTTCACCCTGGCCGCGGAGGGGGAGGACACCGTCGCCCAGGCCGACCTGGACGAGCCGCCGGCGTACGCCTGGCCGGAGGAGGCCGCCGGAGAAGCCGAGCTGGCCGAGCCCGGCGCGGAGGTCGAGGCCGTCGAAGGCCTGGTCACCGTTTCCCAGGTCACGGAGGACGGCTTCTCCACGTGGACGGAGACCGAGGCGGAGGTCTTTTCCACCGATCCCGCGGAAGAGGCGGACCCGGACGGTACGCGGATCGCACCCACCACCGGTATGGAACCGCCGGTCGAGGAAGGCGGCGACGGTACCGGAGAACGGGAACCGCAGCGGGGCCCGGAGGACGGTGGGGCGGAGACCGGACCCGAGGCCGAAGAGGAGACGGACGGCGAACAGCCGGCTCCTGAGGCGGAACCGTCTCCGGAAGCCGAGGAACCCGCAGTTCCTGACGTCGAGGTGGAACAGGAAGAAGAGGAGACGGTCGAGGAGGCCGCTCCGGTCGAATCGGTCCACGTCGAGGTCCTCGGTCAGGACACCGCCGAAGCGGTCGGCGTCCATGGGCTCCTGCTCCGGGTGACCCGGGCCGACGGCCACGCCGGAGTCGGCCCGGTCGACCTGACCGTCGACTACTCGGAGTTCGCCGACGCCTTCGGCGGTGACTTCGGGGCCCGGCTCCAACTCATCGAAGTGGACCCCTGCCTGGCCGAGGAGGGGACCGGCTGTCAGGACCGGGCTCCGCAGCTCTTCACGACGGACAACGACGCCGAAGCGCGCACCGTCAGCGGAACCGTTCCCGCGCTCGCCGGCGAGGGCCTCCTTCTGGCCGTCGCCGCAGCCGGGGAGAGCCCTCGGGGCGACTACAAGGCCACCGACCTGGCGGCCGCGTCCAGTTGGGATGTGGGCCTCCAGAGTGGTGACTTCTCCTGGAACTACCCGATCGACACGCCTCCGGTGGCCTCCGACCTGACACCGGGCATCGAACTCACCTACTCCTCGGGGTCGGTCGACGGTCGGGTCGCCTCCTCCAACAACCAGACCTCCTGGCTCGGTGAAGGCTTCAACTACAGCCCCGGGTTCATCGAGCGCCGGTACGCGCCCTGCTCCGACAGCCAGCCCGACTCCGGTAAGACCGGGGACCTGTGCTGGTCGCGCCACAACGCCACGTTCTCCCTCAACGGTCGCTCCGGTGAGATGTTCCTGGACGAGGACGGCACCTGGCGCATGCGTCACGACGACGCCTCCGAGATCGAACGCCTCACCGGCACCACCAACGGTGACAACGACGGCGAGTACTGGCGTATCACCACCACCGACGGGACCCAGTACTACTTCGGTATGAACCGCCTGCCCGGCTACTCGAGCGGCAAGACCGAGACCAATTCCGCCTGGACCGCTCCGGTTTACGGGGACGGCTCCGGGGAGCCCTGCAACAAGTCCTCCTTCGCGGACTCGTGGTGCCAACAGGGCTGGCGATGGAACCTGGACTACGTGGTGGACGTGCACGGCAACGTGATGACGTACTACTACACCAAGGAGAACAACTACTACGGCCGCAACATGAAGGCCGACTCCCCCACCGTCTATACACGCGGTGGTCACCTCAACCGCATCGAGTACGGCCTGCGCTCCGACAACGTCTACGGAACCGCGCCGGGCCGGGTGAACTTCTCCGTCGGCGAGCGCTGCATCCCCACGGACTCCTTCGACTGCGCGGAGAACAAGTTCACCAGCGCGAACGCGAGCCACTGGCCCGACGTGCCCTTCGACCAGCACTGCGCGCAGGGGCAGAACTGCACCAACCGCTTCTCGCCCACCTTCTGGACCCGCAAGAAGCTGAACAGCATCACCACCCAGGTCCACGACGGCACCACCTACCGCAACGTCGACTCCTGGAAGCTGACCCACGCCTACCCCCAGACCGGTGACGGCACTCCGCCGGACCTGTGGCTGCAATCCATCGAGCACACCGGCCACGTCGGTGGCGAGGAGAGCATGCCGCTGCTGGAGTTCGGCGGCACGCCGATGGAGAACCGGGTCGATACCACCGACGACGGCTTCGCCCCCATGCTCAAGTGGCGGATCACCAAGATCCTCACCGAGAGCGGCAGCCAGATCGACATCACCTACGAGGGGGGCGAGTGCGATCCGGCGCAGACGCCTGCGCCCCACGACAACGGCACCCGCTGCTTCCCCGTCGTGAACACGACCGCCGACGGCAAGAGCGAGTACACCGACTGGTTCCACAAGTACGTGGTGACCCAGGTCAGCGAGTTGGACCTGGTGACCGACCAGCCGGAACGGCGCACCACCTACGACTACGTCGGTGATGCCGCCTGGCGCTACCGGGATGCCGACGGGTTCATCCGGGACAAGCTCCGGACCTGGTCCGACTGGCGCGGATACGCGCAGGTCCGCGTGATCGAGGGCCTGCCGAACGAGACCCGCTCGGAGACCGAGCACCGCTTCTTCCGCGGTATGCACGGCGACCGCCAGCCCACCGGGACCCGTACGGTCAAGGTGACCGACAGTGAGGGCAACGAGCACACCGACCTCAACGAGTACAACGGGTTCACCCTGGAGGAGATCACCCGCAACGGACCGGGCGGGGACATCGTCGAGAAGACGATCTCCCTGCCCTGGAGCCGGGTGACCGCACAGCGGACCTACTCCTGGGGCACCCTCGAATCACGCATGACCGGGATGGCGTCCACCACCCAGTACATCGCTGTGGACGGCGGCTGGATGCGTACACAAGAGACCGCCGAGTACGACGCTCTGGGGCGTACCACCCAGGTCCACCACCACGGGGATGTCGACGACACCGGTGACGACCAGTGCACCCGTTACACCTACGCCGACAACACCACCCTGCGAATCCTGGACGCCGTGGCGCGGACGGAGAAGGTCGCTGTGGGCTGCGGTGCAACCCCCTCGCGCCCTGGCGACGTCATCAGTGATGAGCGGGTGCTCTACGACGGTCGGGGCTACGGACAGGCGCCCACGGCCGGGCTGCCCACCGCCACTCAGCGCATCGAGGACTATGACGGTTCCACGGCCGTCTACCAGACGGTCCAGGAGACCGAGTACGACGCCTTCGGCCGGCCGGTCTCCGAGAGCGACGCCCTGGGCAACGCCACGGTGACCTCCTACTCACCGAAGATCGCAGGGGGAGTGGCGACCACCGTCACCACCACCAATCCGCTGGGACACGTCGATACAGAACACTTCGACCCCCTCCGCGGACTGCCCGTTGCCGAGATCGATCCCAACGGCAACCGCACGGACATGGCCCATGACCCCCTGGGCCGCCTCACCCAGGTGTGGACGCCCGACCGCAAGAAGGCGGACGGAATCGACCCCGCCATGCGGTTCGAGTACCACGTGCGCAACGACGCGCCGTCCGCGGTCATCACGCACACCCGCAGGGAGGACGGCACCTACGCCTCCACCTACCAGATCTACGACGGGCTGCTGCGCTTGCGCCAGGAGCAGGCTCCGGCGGCCGTCGGCGACGGTCGGCTGATCAGCGACGTCTTCTACGACGGCCGCGGGTTGAAGATCAAGGAGCGCCACGGGTACCACAACGAGGAGGCCGGGCCCGGGCAGACGCTCTTCGAGCCGGCCCAAGGGGACGACCGCATTCCCCGGTACACCGAGACCGTCTACGACGGTGCGGAACGCCCGGTCGAGGTCATCTCCCTCTCCCGCGGCGGGGAACTGTGGCGCACCAATTCCCAGGACCTGGGGGATCGCGTTCTGGTGACCCCTGCCGACGGGGCCATTCCGACCACCACCATCAAGAACGCCCTGGGCCAGACGGTCGAGCTGCGCCAGCACGAAGGGGACACCCCCCAGGCCGACTACACCGCTCTGACCTACACCTACACCGAAGCCGGTGAGGTGGCCACCATCACCGACGGGGCCGGAAACGTCTGGCGCAACCACTACGACCTGCGCGGTCGCAAGATCAAGACCGAGGACCCCGACCGGGGGACCACCACCTACACCTACGACGACGCCGACCGCCTCGTCTCCCGCACCGACGCCCGCGGTGAAACCGTCTCGTACGTCTACGACGCACTGGGACGCAAGACCGGTCAGCACCAGGGCGGGACGGACGGACCGCTGCTCGCCTCCTGGACCTTCGACACCGTCGCCAAGGGGCAACTGAGCAACGCCGTCCGATATGTCGACGGGCAGCAGTACACCACCACCATCCACGCCTACGACCCCCTGGGGCGGTCCACGGCCACCACCGTCTACATCCCGCGGACCCCGGAGAACGGAGGACTCGGCGGACCCTACCGGTTCCGCACCACGTACAACTCCGACGGCACCATCAAGTCGAACACCTTGCCCGCGGCCGGCGGACTGCCCGAAGAGGTCGTGACCTACGCCTATAACAGGGCGGGCCTGGTGACCGGCATTCACGGGGCGAGCGAAACCTTCCGGACGGATTACCTGAACGCGGTCACCTACTCCCACCGCGGACAGATTCTGCAGCGGACCTTCTACCGCAACGACGGCAACAGTCAGGCCAGGGAGACCTGGGCCACCCGCGTTTATGACCCGGCGACCGACCGCGTGACGGTGGCGAGGGTCCACCCCGAGGTCGGCCACGGCACCCTCGTCGAGCAGGCCTACACCTACGACGATGCCGGCAACGTGCTGAGCATCAAGGACGAGCCCACGGCTGAGGGCCTCCTCCCCGACGTGCAGTGCTTCGCCTACGACGACATGCGACGCCTCACCGACGAGTGGACCTCCCTGCAGGGCGGCGAACAGGCCTGTGACGGGGGACCGGCACGGGAGAACGTCGGCGGTGCAGCGCCGTACTGGAACAGCTACACCTACGACGCGCTCGGCAACCGCACCTCCGAGACGCGCCGCGGCCTGATCGAGGCCGGGGACATCGAGAGCACCTACCACCGCCCCGGAGCGGGGGAGGAGCGCCCGCACGCGGTGACCCAGGTCGATTCCAACGGCAACAGCGGTCTCGCCACCTACACCTACGACGAGGCCGGGAACATGACCTCCCGGCGCAGCGCCACCCGTGACCAGACCCTGGAATGGAATGCCGAAGGGCAGCTCGCCGCCGTCCGGGAAGGCGGCAACACCTCTCGGTTCGTCTACGACGCCGAAGGCGAACGCCTGATCCGCGACGATGGCAACGCTGTGACGCTGTTCCTGCCCGGAATGGAGGTCTCCTTCAACAAGGAGGAGCTCACCAGCCAGGCGACGCGCCTGTACGAGCACGAGGGCGAGGTCATCGCCAGCCGCTCCAGCAGCGGGGATGTCCACTGGATCTTCTCCGACCACCACCAGACCGGGCAGTTGGCGATCAACTCGCTGACCGGCGAGAGTGTTCGCCGCAGGTTCACCGCTTTCGGTACGGAGCGCGGAACCGCCACCGGGACCTGGCCGAACTCACGCGGGTACGTGGGCGGAGTGATCGACGAACAGGCCGGCTTCACTCGACTGGGGGCGCGCTCCTACGACAGTGAGACGGGGATGTTCATCTCGGCGGACCCGGTCGTCGACTTCAGCGACTCGCAGCAGATGAACGGGTACGCGTACGCGAACAACAACCCGACGTCGTTCACGGACCCCGACGGGCTGTACTACCGCAAGAGCTTCTCCCAGGCCCGCAAGTGGGCCGCTGCATACCGGGCCCGCCAGGCCGCGATCCGCGCCTACCAGGCCCGGATGGCCGCGATCCGCGCTTACCGGATCCGCCAGGCCGCCATCCGTGCCTACCGGGCCCGCCAGGCCGCCATCCGTGCTGCGAAGATCCGCGCTGCACAGATCCGCGCGGCGAGGGCCGCCAACGCCGCCCGCAAGGCCGCGGCAATGCGCATCGCCGCCGCCCGAAGGGCAGCTGCCGCCAAGGCCGCTCGAGATCGCATTGCCCGGGAAAAGGCTGCTCGGAGCAACGCCTCGAGAGACAAGAATCTTGGCATGTATGACGGTCCCAAGGGATTTTCTTCTGAGAATCCCAGGAAGCCGGAACGGCTCGGCCTCTCGGATGAGATGCATGAATGGCCTGAAATTGCTCCACGGCAAAGCAAGGGAGTCGGAGTGGCTGATCCGAGGAGCCCTTATTGGATGCGAAAAGAAAGGAGGCTTCTTCCGGGGGGTTCATTTGAAGCCTACGCGCTAGATAATGAGCAATGTCGACAGCTTCACGTGAACCTCGTGGGGAACGCTTTTAAATATCCGCATGCTGTTATATATGGTGCTGCATTTGGGCTCATCGGTTCCGCTGCCGGCCCGTCAGGCACCGTTGCCGGCGTCGGTAGTGGTGTTGCGCTGGGTGGATGGGCTGGGAACGAAATAGGTCAAGATATTGGATGGGTTGGCGGGGCTTTTGCGTGCAGGTTTTAG
- a CDS encoding LamG-like jellyroll fold domain-containing protein produces the protein MRRSLARATAVSTAAALALSLLAVPPAWANEDEDPAPAEDHSAIDSAEQDALALARETGEPVEITALTDEKTIHYANPDGTLTAEISALPVRVRSGDEWVDADTTLIAGSDGLVRPRAAGMDIAFSGGGDAPMASIGIGSNSIELDWNGPLPTPVLDGDQATYPDVLPDVDLVLTAGVEGFTQVLVVHTPEAAALPELAEIELPLDTTGVTLTSDEHGNIEAVGDEGGQGVFSVQAPAMWDSTGVEETRDEDPTVAPTTGARTALVETDITVDSIRLLPDREMLTGEDTEFPLYIDPSVNANRPNWGFIDKTFPNQAYYNPSDGKPVGVGYYSGGEGTFTRRAFFQFTVMGRTNQADTVINSATLRTEVSWSYDCKSNSRIQLHRVDAFNSKTTWNNQPTARTLLDTQNVGGSWATCPATSGVEFDATAAYKWGVDNDASHIHLRLKEEGESSTTAWRRFDVKNKPPVLVVNYNNPPAQVATSSMSDSLGGACSTDKTKPRLINNTTTNLRATIRDYDARAAWGGQKLKVAFSWSANGEGTPLGQAESGYADVGYWPNGSERSVKVTGLPEGQLLGYRARAHDQAAWGAWSGWCWIKIDTTKPDTGPTVTSTDYPADEEAHGSVGRTGDFTFTNNGVEGAASYYYSLNDTSCETKVSLSAPGASATIALTPNHSGANMIYARTVDEYGNSSPCELAYYFLVSPPSRPLSHFTFDEGQGTTAVDSVKSDRNAVSSGELDWTRGRVGRAPSGGHRLEGTAVDVSGGSHLRTDGPVVDTSGAFSVSAWVYLDESPTENLAAVAQDGDRNSGFYLGYQHTEGGRWVFKQAPSDSDSVSVSHRAISTSAAETGVWTHLLGTFDPANGELALYVNGDKQATATQTTPWNADGDFVVSGARYHGNHIGTWLGAIDDVRVWDRVVSDEVYVDDPEARSEVWSLANRPIALEGRWRLDETEGTAVADSSDHGLTATLHGDPLTAWNEAMNDVTFAPGVSLNAVGQEHIRTEGPALRTDRSMSVAAWVRLDEVGINSTAVSQDGQRHSGFYLGYNTGPEKWVFKQAPYDGDGTSISHRAFSQQQAEFGRWTHIAGTYDHTTGELTLYVDGIRQSTVVQESPWNAFGAVVIGAAQYRAQLYDEWSGDISDVHLYHGVLSESEILTVLEGIAPAPAP, from the coding sequence ATGCGTCGTTCCTTGGCCCGTGCGACAGCGGTTTCCACCGCCGCGGCATTGGCGTTGTCGTTGCTGGCCGTGCCACCTGCCTGGGCGAACGAGGATGAAGATCCGGCCCCGGCCGAGGACCATTCCGCGATCGACTCCGCCGAGCAGGACGCGCTTGCTCTGGCACGCGAGACCGGGGAGCCGGTCGAGATCACCGCTCTGACGGATGAGAAGACCATCCACTATGCCAATCCCGATGGCACTCTGACCGCGGAGATCTCCGCCCTTCCGGTCCGGGTCCGTTCTGGGGACGAATGGGTCGACGCGGACACCACTCTCATCGCCGGATCCGACGGACTGGTCCGACCCCGTGCGGCCGGCATGGACATCGCCTTCTCCGGCGGCGGCGACGCCCCCATGGCCAGTATCGGGATCGGTTCCAACAGCATCGAACTCGACTGGAACGGTCCTCTGCCCACCCCCGTCCTGGACGGAGACCAGGCCACCTACCCCGACGTGCTGCCCGACGTCGACCTGGTCCTGACGGCCGGGGTCGAAGGCTTCACGCAAGTCCTCGTCGTGCACACCCCCGAGGCTGCCGCGCTGCCCGAGCTCGCCGAGATCGAGCTCCCCCTGGACACCACAGGTGTGACCTTGACGTCCGACGAGCACGGCAACATCGAAGCGGTCGGCGACGAGGGCGGCCAAGGAGTGTTCAGCGTCCAGGCCCCCGCCATGTGGGACTCCACCGGAGTCGAGGAGACCCGGGACGAGGACCCGACCGTGGCCCCCACCACCGGGGCGCGGACCGCTCTGGTGGAGACCGACATCACCGTCGACAGCATCCGCCTGCTTCCCGACCGGGAAATGCTGACCGGTGAGGACACGGAGTTCCCGCTCTACATCGACCCTTCGGTGAACGCCAATCGCCCCAACTGGGGTTTCATCGACAAGACGTTCCCGAACCAGGCGTACTACAACCCCTCGGACGGCAAGCCCGTGGGGGTCGGGTACTACTCCGGTGGAGAAGGCACCTTCACCCGTCGGGCGTTCTTCCAGTTCACAGTGATGGGGCGCACCAACCAGGCCGACACGGTCATCAACTCGGCGACGCTGCGTACCGAGGTGAGCTGGTCCTATGACTGCAAGAGCAACAGCCGGATTCAGCTGCACCGAGTGGACGCGTTCAACAGCAAGACCACCTGGAACAACCAGCCCACCGCCCGCACCCTGCTCGATACCCAGAACGTCGGCGGCAGCTGGGCCACTTGTCCCGCCACCAGCGGGGTGGAGTTCGACGCCACCGCCGCCTACAAGTGGGGGGTCGACAACGACGCCTCGCACATCCACCTGCGGCTGAAGGAAGAGGGCGAGTCCTCCACCACCGCGTGGCGCCGGTTCGACGTCAAGAACAAGCCCCCGGTGCTGGTGGTCAACTACAACAACCCGCCGGCCCAGGTGGCGACCTCGAGCATGTCCGATTCGCTGGGTGGTGCCTGCTCCACGGACAAGACCAAGCCCCGCCTGATCAACAACACCACGACCAACCTCCGGGCCACGATCCGGGACTACGACGCCCGTGCCGCCTGGGGAGGACAGAAGCTCAAGGTCGCTTTCTCCTGGTCGGCCAACGGTGAGGGAACCCCCCTCGGCCAGGCCGAATCGGGCTACGCGGACGTCGGCTACTGGCCCAACGGCTCCGAGCGGTCGGTCAAGGTCACAGGCCTCCCCGAGGGGCAGTTGCTCGGGTACCGGGCGCGGGCCCATGACCAGGCGGCCTGGGGCGCCTGGTCCGGATGGTGCTGGATCAAGATCGACACCACCAAGCCGGACACCGGGCCGACGGTCACCTCCACCGACTATCCGGCCGATGAAGAGGCCCACGGCAGTGTCGGGCGCACCGGTGACTTCACCTTCACCAACAACGGCGTGGAAGGGGCCGCGTCGTACTACTACAGCCTGAACGACACCTCGTGCGAGACGAAGGTCTCCCTTTCGGCTCCGGGTGCCTCCGCCACGATCGCCCTCACCCCGAATCACAGCGGGGCGAACATGATCTACGCGCGCACCGTTGACGAGTACGGCAACTCCTCCCCCTGCGAGCTCGCCTACTACTTCCTGGTCTCGCCGCCGAGCAGACCCCTGTCGCACTTCACCTTCGACGAGGGGCAGGGGACCACCGCCGTCGACAGCGTGAAGAGTGACCGGAACGCTGTATCCAGCGGTGAGCTGGACTGGACCCGTGGACGTGTCGGTCGGGCCCCTTCCGGCGGTCACCGCCTCGAGGGCACCGCGGTCGACGTGTCGGGCGGATCCCACCTGCGCACGGACGGCCCTGTGGTGGACACGAGTGGGGCCTTCTCGGTATCGGCGTGGGTCTACCTGGACGAAAGTCCGACGGAGAACCTCGCCGCCGTCGCCCAGGACGGTGACCGCAACAGCGGTTTCTACCTCGGTTACCAGCACACCGAGGGCGGGCGCTGGGTGTTCAAGCAGGCGCCCTCGGACAGCGACAGCGTGTCCGTGTCACACCGGGCGATCTCCACCTCGGCCGCGGAGACCGGTGTGTGGACCCACCTGCTGGGAACCTTCGACCCGGCCAACGGTGAACTGGCCCTTTACGTCAACGGTGACAAGCAGGCCACGGCCACACAGACCACGCCGTGGAACGCCGACGGTGACTTCGTCGTCAGCGGTGCCCGGTACCACGGGAACCACATCGGTACCTGGCTCGGCGCGATCGACGACGTCCGCGTGTGGGACCGGGTCGTCAGTGACGAGGTCTACGTCGACGACCCCGAAGCACGTTCGGAAGTGTGGAGTCTGGCCAACCGGCCTATCGCCCTGGAGGGCCGCTGGAGGCTCGACGAGACGGAGGGCACGGCGGTCGCCGACTCCTCCGACCACGGTTTGACGGCCACCCTCCACGGCGATCCGCTCACCGCCTGGAACGAGGCGATGAACGATGTCACCTTCGCTCCCGGCGTGAGCTTGAACGCGGTCGGCCAGGAACACATCCGGACCGAGGGGCCCGCCCTTCGTACGGACCGCAGCATGTCGGTCGCGGCCTGGGTCCGGCTCGACGAGGTGGGGATCAACTCCACCGCCGTTTCCCAGGACGGGCAGCGCCACAGCGGCTTCTACCTCGGTTACAACACCGGCCCTGAGAAGTGGGTGTTCAAGCAGGCCCCCTACGACGGGGACGGTACGTCGATCAGCCACCGCGCGTTCTCCCAGCAACAGGCGGAGTTCGGCCGCTGGACCCATATCGCCGGCACCTACGACCACACGACAGGGGAGCTCACGCTCTATGTCGATGGCATTCGCCAGAGCACGGTGGTGCAGGAATCGCCATGGAACGCCTTCGGCGCCGTCGTCATCGGCGCCGCGCAGTACAGGGCCCAGCTCTACGACGAGTGGTCCGGGGACATCAGCGATGTCCACCTGTACCACGGCGTGCTGAGTGAGAGCGAGATCCTCACGGTTCTGGAAGGGATCGCTCCCGCGCCCGCACCGTGA